The Candidatus Methylomirabilota bacterium genome has a segment encoding these proteins:
- the corA gene encoding magnesium/cobalt transporter CorA, with protein MEPSPVPGVVNCVAYAKGHRVSEVRVEDISEVLEQPGGFVWLGLYEPGPELLQTVQREFGLHELAIEDALLAHQRPKLERYGDSLFMALRTAQMDREHHCAEFGETHIFVGARYIVSVRHGASLSYAPVRARCEANPRLLALGPGFVMYAIMDFIVDQYFPVVDELETELERVEEAIFGERMSRETTEEIYNLKRSLLELKRTVSPLVDICNRLVRFDLELVPEDVRPYIRDVYDHSVRINESVDTLRELLTSALEANLSLIAVAQNESMKKLAAWAAIIAVPTMIAGIYGMNFEHMPELHWAFGYPVVMGGMITACIGLYFHFKRSGWL; from the coding sequence ATGGAGCCATCTCCGGTCCCCGGCGTCGTCAACTGCGTGGCCTACGCAAAGGGCCACCGGGTGAGCGAGGTCCGCGTCGAGGACATCAGCGAGGTGCTGGAGCAGCCAGGCGGCTTCGTGTGGCTCGGGCTCTACGAGCCGGGCCCCGAGCTGCTCCAGACCGTCCAGCGCGAGTTCGGTCTCCACGAGCTGGCGATCGAGGACGCCCTGCTCGCCCATCAGCGGCCCAAGCTGGAGCGCTACGGGGACTCGCTCTTCATGGCTCTCCGCACCGCGCAGATGGATCGCGAGCACCACTGCGCGGAGTTCGGCGAGACCCACATCTTCGTGGGCGCCCGCTACATCGTCTCGGTGCGCCACGGGGCCTCGCTGTCCTACGCGCCGGTCCGCGCGCGCTGCGAGGCGAACCCGCGCTTGCTCGCCCTGGGGCCGGGCTTCGTCATGTACGCGATCATGGACTTCATCGTGGATCAGTACTTCCCCGTGGTGGACGAGCTGGAGACCGAACTCGAGCGGGTCGAGGAGGCGATCTTCGGCGAGCGCATGAGCCGCGAGACCACCGAGGAGATCTACAATCTCAAGCGGAGCCTCCTCGAGCTCAAGCGCACGGTCTCGCCCCTCGTCGACATCTGCAACCGACTGGTCCGCTTCGACCTCGAGCTGGTGCCCGAGGATGTGCGGCCCTATATTCGGGACGTCTACGACCACTCCGTCCGGATCAACGAATCGGTGGACACCCTGCGCGAGCTCCTCACCTCCGCCCTCGAGGCCAACCTCTCCCTCATCGCGGTGGCCCAGAACGAGTCGATGAAGAAGCTCGCCGCCTGGGCCGCCATCATCGCGGTTCCGACCATGATCGCCGGGATCTACGGCATGAACTTCGAGCACATGCCGGAGCTGCACTGGGCGTTCGGCTATCCCGTCGTCA